DNA sequence from the Candidatus Fluviicola riflensis genome:
AAGAAAACTGCCACCAGCATTGTGTATTGTTCATGCGAATCATGGTGCAAATGTAGAGCGCAACTTTTTAATTCACAAACAAAAAGTGAAATAAATTTATGTTACTGAATATTTTGTTGATTTTATAACAGTATATTTGTCGGCAAATGATGCTGTTTTTATCCATACAACAAGGAACTTATTGGTGGATCGCTTTCAAACGATAGCGAAACAGCAGGCATTATAGGGTATTCCCGTTTTCCGCCTGAGGTGGAAGCGGGATTTTTTATTTTGATTAACAGTTTGACCGCCCTGTTTTGGGTGAAAAAAGAGTAATCTTGTAGTAGTATGAGCAGCTTGATTCAGAAAAGTGGAAAACGACCTTATTTAATAGCGGGTCCGTGCAGCGCCGAAACCGAAGAACAAGTAATGGAAACAGTGATGCAACTGCAGCAATATTGTTCCATTGATCTTTTGCGTGCCGGTATATGGAAACCGAGAACACGTCCCGATTCGTTTGAAGGAATAGGAGAAATCGGCCTGGAATGGCTGGTAAATGCCGGGAAAATGATCAACGTTCCAACCACAACAGAAGTTGCCAATGCCCGTCATGCTGAACTGGCACTGAAAGCTGGTGTCGACACACTTTGGATTGGTGCACGAACCACTGTAAATCCGTTTGCGGTGCAGGAAATTGCCGACGTACTGGAAGGAACAAAAATTCCTGTTTTGGTAAAAAATCCGGTGAATCCAGATTTGGAATTGTGGATTGGCGCTTTTGAACGCCTGGAAAAAGCAGGGATTACTGATCTTACGGCCATTCATCGTGGTTTTTCGGTTTACAAACATCCTAAATACCGCAATGTGCCAAGCTGGGAATTGCCGTTGGCATTGCGGGATCGTTTGCCTGACATTCCACTGATTTGCGATCCGAGCCATATTTCCGGAAAACGCTCATTGTTGCTGGAAGTTTCGCAAAAAGCAATGGACCTGAATTTCGATGGTTTGATGATTGAATCGCATCGCAATCCCGATGAGGCATGGTCGGATGCCGCACAACAATTGACTCCAGCCAACTTAGCAATTCTGATCAGTGAACTCATTCTCCGATCTCGTGAAGTAAGCGATAATGCGCTTCAGGAATTAGAAGAATTGCGAGAGAAAATAGGGGTGCTCGATGATCGTTTATTCGAAATTCTGACAGCCCGAATGCGATTGAGCGAAGATGTGGGGGCTTTTAAACAGCAGCATAATATTACAATCCTTCAGGAAGAACACTGGCGAAAAATGATTGCCGGAAGATTAGAAAAAGCAGCCGAATATGGTTTGGCCGAGCGTTTCGTGAGTTTGGTGATGAATGCACTTCACCAGGAATCAATTCGCCACCAGACACGCATTATGAATCCGAATGTACACCGCGCGAATGATTAAACAAGTCAACTCTGGATTGCGAAGTGGCACAATTGCCATTCCGGCATCAAAAAGTGATGCACAACGTGCTTACCTGGCTGCGGCCATGGCCCCCGGAAAATCGACCATAACCGGTTGGGGAAACAGTAATGACGAGCAGTCAATGCTTAAAGCAATTAAACTGCTGGGCGCAACAATTGAAATAGAAGGCGAGGAATTGATGATTGAAGGAATTGACCGTTTTCCTGAAACGGCGACTATTTCTGCCGGAGAATCCGGTTTGGGAATCCGGTTACTTTCAATGATTTGCGCTGCAAACAAAGGCCATTTTTCAGTCACCGGTGAAGGTTCACTTGCCGAACGGCCAATGGCTTTTGTAGAAACGCATTTACCGCTTTTCGGAGCTTCCTGTCATACGACGAACGGTAAAGTGCCGCTCGAAATTAAGGGACCGATGCACGGTGCTACCGCCAAAGTAGATGGTTCGCTGAGTTCGCAGTTCATTTCCGGACTGCTGATGGCGTTACCTTTGGTGGAAGGAAACAGTGAGTTGCAGGTGCAACAGCTGACCAGCAAACCTTACATCGACATGACGTTGCAAACGCTGGAAGCGTTTGGTATTGTGGTGCGTCCAAAATCTCCGTCGACCTACATCATTCCCGGGGAACAAACTTACCATGCTACGCATTATCAGATCGATGCCGATTGGAGTTCTGCGAGTTACTGGCTTGTTGCTGCGGCTATTGGCCATCAGATTAATTTGCGTGGATTGCGTCTGGATAGTTTTCAGGCCGATAAAGCATTGATGAGTTTCCTGCAGGCTGCTAATTGCCATGTTCTTTTCAAAGAAGACACCATTAGCGTAGACGGATCATCACGCAAGGCGTTCCAGGTAGACGCAACCGATTGTCCTGATTTGTTTCCTGCTTTGGTAACATTAGCGGCTTCTTGCGATGGAACATCAGTTATTTCGGGAGCATCGCGTTTAACCTATAAAGAAAGTCACCGTGGACTCACATTGCAATCCGAGTTCGGTAAATTAGGAGTAAAAATCGACCTGCTTGAAGACGATATGCATATTCACGGCACCGGAATCCTTGCTGGAGGAACGGTTGATTCACATAACGATCACCGAATTGCGATGTGTCTGGCAATAGCGGCTACACTTGCTACTGATGCGGTTGAAATTCACGGAGCAGAATCGGTCGCGAAAAGTTACCCTGATTTTTGGCTTGATCTCGAAACATTGGTTTAACATTTTCCCACGAATTCACGTCAGCCTTAGGCTGATGCGCTCCTAACGGCAGCGCTTCGTATGTGGTAACTTTTACATAATATCTATTGTAATTGTTAGCGAGTGCGTTAGCCGAGCTGAAATTCGTGAATTCGTGGGAATTATTTTTCACTCTTTATCAGTTAGCTGATAAAAAAGTATCTGGGATGATTTTCATACCGCATTTGCGTGAATTTTTAGTTAAAATAACTGTAACAATCACATTTTTTTTCATTTTTATCATGAGTTCTGTTCATCGTTGTTTTTTGGCAGAATTTTTGGCGAGTTGGTGTAATGAATAAGCGGTTAATCATCCTGTTAATAGTAGCTTGTCAGCTGACAGTCTTCATGTCGCGTGCTCAGAATCCGGTTCCGCAAACGCTTGATTCACTTCAAACTGATTCCATTCCGCCGCCGCTTTATCCTTTTCTTTCAAACGACTCATTGATTTCATATTACGTCGTGGAAGACACTGCAAAATATACCTACGGAATGATTTGTTCTGATCTGGATTATTTCCTCAAAACCTATCCTGATCTGGTACACGATCAGCCGATGGGGAAGTCGGAATTCGGGCTGGAACTGAGAACCGTACGAATAGGAAAAGTCATACCAAACAAACGCTCTGTGTTTCTGGTCGGAAATATTCATGCACGTGAAGATTACAGCTCCAAATTGCTCATGAAATTTCTAAATGTTTACCTGCTGGCAATCGACGGTAAAAGCCCGCTCTATCCGAACGCGAAGCAATTATTGGACTCGATTGATATTTATATCACACCGGTTGCCAATCCCGACGGATTAAAAATCGCCCATAATGACTTGTTTGGGATTGAGCATGTCTTCGCAATGGTAAAAGATTCGATTTTTTTAGAAGATAGTTATAACGAATGGAAAGCAAACGGAATAGGAATCGATCTCAACGACACATTTGACGATGGCAATTTTGAATTGAAAAAAGGCGGTGTTGTACATACCAAACCTGCCTCAGAAGGTTATAAAGGATTGTATGCCGCGCAGGCGAAGGAAACGCAAGCATTGCAAAATTTCGTACTGGCAAAACGTCCGTTGATTACCTCATCGTTTCACACAAAAGGAAATATATTCTTCTGGGCCGATGCCAAAACGCATGCTCTTTTCA
Encoded proteins:
- a CDS encoding 3-deoxy-7-phosphoheptulonate synthase, with the protein product MSSLIQKSGKRPYLIAGPCSAETEEQVMETVMQLQQYCSIDLLRAGIWKPRTRPDSFEGIGEIGLEWLVNAGKMINVPTTTEVANARHAELALKAGVDTLWIGARTTVNPFAVQEIADVLEGTKIPVLVKNPVNPDLELWIGAFERLEKAGITDLTAIHRGFSVYKHPKYRNVPSWELPLALRDRLPDIPLICDPSHISGKRSLLLEVSQKAMDLNFDGLMIESHRNPDEAWSDAAQQLTPANLAILISELILRSREVSDNALQELEELREKIGVLDDRLFEILTARMRLSEDVGAFKQQHNITILQEEHWRKMIAGRLEKAAEYGLAERFVSLVMNALHQESIRHQTRIMNPNVHRAND
- the aroA gene encoding 3-phosphoshikimate 1-carboxyvinyltransferase, with product MYTARMIKQVNSGLRSGTIAIPASKSDAQRAYLAAAMAPGKSTITGWGNSNDEQSMLKAIKLLGATIEIEGEELMIEGIDRFPETATISAGESGLGIRLLSMICAANKGHFSVTGEGSLAERPMAFVETHLPLFGASCHTTNGKVPLEIKGPMHGATAKVDGSLSSQFISGLLMALPLVEGNSELQVQQLTSKPYIDMTLQTLEAFGIVVRPKSPSTYIIPGEQTYHATHYQIDADWSSASYWLVAAAIGHQINLRGLRLDSFQADKALMSFLQAANCHVLFKEDTISVDGSSRKAFQVDATDCPDLFPALVTLAASCDGTSVISGASRLTYKESHRGLTLQSEFGKLGVKIDLLEDDMHIHGTGILAGGTVDSHNDHRIAMCLAIAATLATDAVEIHGAESVAKSYPDFWLDLETLV